The Gammaproteobacteria bacterium genome includes a region encoding these proteins:
- a CDS encoding DUF3631 domain-containing protein: MSGSKRASPELPGLYNRRADNWRPLFALAEVIGGEWPDKVKKAVTTLTDKSDESESASVLLLADIRKIFSDAGQDKLASTYLVDRLIEREERPWPEFRRGKAITARQIASLLRPFGIVRGTRREGRDTFKGYELRQFRNAFERYLADLSVTRSQPATQSHSDDFQSVTNDESVTDTKTAKPRWYAECDPVTDRKAGHDTRVWTTPTFEVIPADGNGHIEVEV, translated from the coding sequence ACCGTCGCGCCGATAACTGGCGTCCCTTGTTCGCGCTTGCCGAAGTGATTGGCGGCGAGTGGCCGGATAAGGTGAAAAAAGCAGTCACCACGCTGACCGACAAGAGCGACGAATCCGAGTCAGCGAGTGTGCTACTACTGGCCGATATTCGAAAAATATTCAGCGACGCGGGACAAGATAAGCTCGCATCGACTTACCTAGTTGATCGCCTGATCGAACGGGAAGAACGTCCCTGGCCGGAGTTCAGGCGCGGCAAGGCCATTACCGCGCGCCAGATAGCGAGCCTGTTGCGACCATTCGGGATCGTTCGAGGCACGCGGCGCGAAGGCCGCGACACCTTCAAGGGTTACGAGCTGCGTCAGTTCCGTAATGCCTTCGAGCGCTACCTGGCGGATTTATCGGTCACACGATCACAGCCCGCAACGCAGAGCCATTCTGACGATTTTCAATCGGTCACAAACGATGAGAGTGTGACCGATACGAAAACGGCGAAACCGCGCTGGTATGCCGAGTGTGACCCTGTGACCGATCGAAAGGCGGGTCACGACACACGGGTATGGACTACGCCGACATTCGAGGTCATCCCTGCCGACGGCAACGGCCATATCGAGGTCGAGGTATGA
- a CDS encoding NAD-dependent epimerase/dehydratase family protein — protein sequence MSVRSHILVAGAGGFIGHHLVNLLKDKGHWVRGVDLHHPEFSNTKADEFEVIDLRNFDNCMAACQGIDEVYQLAADMGGIGFITAHHASVFRNNALINLQMLEAAKRARVDKYLYTSSACVYPQCLQASPEVTALKESDAYPADAEAGYGWEKLMSELASQYYREDYGLKTHIVRFHNIFGPLGTYDGGREKAPAALCRKIALLNNNDTVEIWGDGEQTRSFCYIDDCVEGLYRIMGSGYYDPINLGQDRLVTINELVDMIATVAAKKILKKHNLDAPQGVRGRNSDNGKIFQLLNWTPQISLEQGLEITYRWIKEDLAKESRQDVDHGL from the coding sequence ATGAGCGTACGCAGCCATATCTTAGTAGCGGGAGCTGGCGGATTTATTGGCCATCATCTTGTAAACCTACTGAAAGACAAAGGCCATTGGGTCCGCGGAGTTGATCTTCATCATCCGGAGTTTTCCAATACCAAAGCCGACGAATTTGAGGTAATAGATCTTAGAAATTTTGATAACTGTATGGCCGCGTGCCAGGGGATTGACGAAGTTTATCAACTGGCGGCTGATATGGGAGGAATCGGCTTTATAACTGCGCATCACGCGTCGGTATTTCGCAATAATGCATTAATCAATCTACAAATGCTGGAGGCCGCCAAACGCGCTCGTGTAGATAAATACCTTTATACAAGCAGTGCATGCGTATACCCGCAATGTTTGCAAGCCTCTCCCGAGGTTACTGCTTTAAAGGAATCCGATGCATATCCTGCCGATGCAGAGGCCGGTTATGGATGGGAAAAGCTAATGTCAGAACTTGCAAGCCAGTATTATCGAGAAGATTATGGTTTGAAGACACATATCGTTCGCTTTCATAACATATTCGGCCCGCTTGGAACTTATGATGGTGGTCGGGAGAAAGCCCCGGCAGCTCTATGTCGCAAGATAGCGCTTTTGAACAACAACGATACAGTCGAGATATGGGGAGACGGCGAGCAAACACGCTCGTTTTGCTACATTGACGATTGTGTGGAGGGGCTTTACCGCATCATGGGGTCCGGGTACTACGATCCAATCAATCTTGGACAGGATCGCCTAGTCACGATTAATGAGCTTGTGGATATGATCGCCACGGTCGCGGCCAAAAAGATTTTGAAGAAGCACAATCTGGATGCGCCGCAAGGTGTGCGCGGCAGAAATAGTGATAATGGTAAAATATTTCAATTGTTGAATTGGACACCTCAGATCAGCCTCGAACAGGGTCTTGAGATAACATATCGCTGGATCAAAGAGGATCTAGCAAAAGAAAGCAGGCAAGATGTAGATCATGGGCTTTAA